In Plasmodium falciparum 3D7 genome assembly, chromosome: 6, the following proteins share a genomic window:
- a CDS encoding exported protein family 3 encodes MNYFLSLFNVSLFFLLIFKYSYKNIVKKVLQDKFNKSIITINIASRILTENNKKWYKKYIYTSIFSGNKNPQKRERKNEEENQKDNTKVDNDNNMENEMENHIDDSIDDPMDDLMNDKWEHHNSLEDRIKEYYTLTDPSDGEENNSFFKKLKLIMNILDEVHSDLLINNSVTDGSIFSPELVPISVLSTMTLACPPIGTVTLPYITNRINFLNRYEGQNIHTEHDLKIFK; translated from the exons atgaaCTACTTTCTGTCACTTTTTAATGTATCCTTATTTTTTctcttaatatttaaatattcatacaaa AATATAGTAAAAAAAGTTCTACAAGATAAATTTAACAAATccataataacaataaatataGCAAGTCGAATACTaacagaaaataataaaaaatggtataagaaatatatttatacatcaATATTTAGTGGAAATAAAAATCCACaaaaaagagaaagaaaaaatgaagaggAAAATCAAAAAGACAATACAAAAGtggataatgataataatatggaaaatgAGATGGAAAATCATATAGATGATTCTATAGACGACCCTATGGATGATCTTATGAATGATAAATGGGAACATCATAATTCATTGGAAGATAGAATAAAAGAATACTATACATTAACAGACCCATCAGATGGCgaagaaaataattcattttttaaaaaacttaaattaattatgaatatattagatGAAGTGCATTctgatttattaataaataatagtgTTACAGATGGAAGTATTTTTTCTCCCGAACTTGTACCTATAAGTGTTTTATCAACCATGACATTAGCCTGTCCACCTATAGGAACTGTCACTCTTCCTTATATTACTAACagaataaattttttgaataGATATGAAGGacaaaatatacacacagaacatgatttaaaaatatttaaatga
- a CDS encoding exported protein family 4, with protein sequence MNFFHVIILDVGIVICLYLIIYKNSDIKWKKHINCCKYHFYFFSSKRCLLQHMVEEPFEKKDKSGVLLKDKNTEEGRKKERQKPMSIKSINKKKKKNNNNNNNNNVLKNLNNEEINKQRNMTNERIRNKNKNDKGVENISSNTQMEEKNIICKDINSNVILNQNEINDDQMVQKIKENFVKDLMKNENKEIFKQIETINSVGTMAKIKNSLYSIIFKGSNFWKGLGIYLGTLSGAVLGQLILAGILQFGTFSVMNFSIYFSAVPSFIAFSSFVGIILLSIIIVICLLVWLWPSRGKLMGKDKTENKSDT encoded by the exons atgaatttttttcatgtaataatattagatGTTGGAATTGTAATATGCTTATATTTAATCATttataaa aATAGTGATATAAAATGGaagaaacatataaattgttgtaaatatcatttttactttttttcaaGTAAGAGATGCTTATTACAACATATGGTTGAAGAACCGTTTGAGAAAAAAGACAAATCTGgtgttttattaaaagacAAAAATACTGAAGagggaagaaaaaaagaaagacaAAAGCCTATGAGTattaaatcaataaataaaaaaaaaaaaaaaaacaacaacaataataataataataatgtgttaaaaaatttaaataatgaagaaataaataaacaacgAAATATGACGAATGAAAGAAtacgaaataaaaataaaaatgataaaggaGTTGAGAATATTTCAAGTAATACACAgatggaagaaaaaaatataatatgtaaagaTATAAATTCGAATGTAATATTAAATCAAAACGAAATAAATGACGATCAAATggttcaaaaaataaaagaaaattttgtcaaggatttaatgaaaaatgaaaacaaagaaatatttaaacaGATAGAAACAATTAATTCAGTTGGTACTATggcaaaaattaaaaattcattatataGCATAATATTTAAAGGGTCTAATTTTTGGAAGGGTCTAGGAATATATTTAGGTACATTGTCAGGTGCTGTACTAGGGCAATTGATTTTAGCAGGTATTTTGCAATTCGGAACATTTTCTGTTATGAATTtttcaatttatttttcaGCTGTTCCTTCATTTATAGCATTCAGTAGTTTTGTaggaataatattattaagcATTATAATTGTTATTTGTCTTCTTGTGTGGTTGTGGCCATCAAGAGGGAAATTGATGGGTAAAGATAAAACAGAAAATAAAAGtgatacataa